CGTCGCACAGCATCGCGTCATTGTCGTGACATTCAATTACCGTCTTGGTGCACTTGGGTTTTTAAATTGGTCAGAAATCAACCCAGCGTGGGACTACAATTTGGGGCTGTCTGATCAACAGTGTGCTTTTCAATGGGTACATGACCATATCGCCTTTTTTGGTGGTGATCCCCATTGTGTGACCGCAATGGGTCAGTCTGCCGGCGCAATGAGTATACAAGCGTTACTCTGTCATCCTAAAACGCATAACTTTATACATCGAGCTGTTTTATTAAGCGGCGCATTACAATGGATGACCTATGACACGTCGACTTTAAAAGCCCAAGAATTTGAGACGTTAAAACAGACTCACTTCCCTTCTATACCATGGACTGCACTATCACCCAATCACATCTTAACCTTAATGGCACATCAGCAAGTGATGTATGGAAAGTCTAAAGGACTTGAATTTTTATATGCGCCCATCAAAACATCGCAGTTTACTAACCATTTTGCACATTTAAGACTGCCCGTCCTCATTGTTCAAACGGAAGCAGAAGGAGATATTTACATTAAGTCCGAAAAACATACGTTAGACCCGCAACAATTTCAAAAAGTGGCCGAACGAAATGGTTTAGACGTCCCGCATCGTTCACAGATTCAAACTGCAACACAACAGCGCGATTGGATTACCACACATTATTTTCATCATCCAATAGCGACACTTTCTAAAGCGCTATCGACTTATACTGACACTTGGTGTGCAACATTTGCGTGGTCTCGTCACGATCATCCAGACTATGCGTCAAGCTATCATATCCTCGATGTACCATTTTGGTTGAGTCAACTTGAAATATTAGCTGCACACGGTTTGAGGTTACGTGCGCATGATTACAATGTAAGCCAAGACATGATGAAAGATTTAACCACTTTCGCCCAAACAGGCTGTTTACCTTGGAATGATCATAAAATATATCAGTAAATTTCGGTACATAAAAAGCCATCAATATTCATTTTATCAATGAACGTTGATGGCCATTTGTGATATCAAATTTATGTGTGCTGGACTGATTAATGTTTTTCAAGCCATTATAAAAGTTGCATGATAAAGACAGCTAAAATAACGAAAGGTAAAATATACTTCACCAAAAAGTACCACGGATAAATGAATTTAAATCGGTCAGGACCGAACCCTTCTTTTAACGCTTTAAAATCAATGACATAACCAACGACAAGTGTTGTCGCTAAGGCACCTATCGGCATTAACAGGTTAGAAACTAAAAAGTCCATATTATCAAAGATGGTCCCTGCCCCAAATGTCACTTGACTGAGCGTACCAAAGGACAACATCGCTGGAATGCTGATGACAAACACTGCCATACTAAAAATCAAAGCCACTTTACGACGTTTGCGGTTATCATTCCGCGTAAAGTTTGACACGTTCAATTCTAAAAGTGAAATGGAAGACGTTAGTGCTGCGAATAAAAATAAAATTAAGAACGCAAAATAAAACCATGCGCCAAACTGCATACTTTCAAATACGAGCGGCAACACTTTGAACAATAAGCCAGGCCCTTCTTCAGGTTTATATCCAAATGCTTGTAATGCAGGGAAGATAGCTAAACCGGCAAGAATTGAAATAACAATGTTCATCACGACAATCGTCAGCGCAGATGTTTTAATCGTCATCGCTTTAGGCGCATAACTCGCATACGTAATCATCCCAGTTGTTCCTAATGAAAGCGCAAAAAAGGATTGACCCAATGCGAACAACATCGATTCCATCGTTATATCTTCAACACGCGGTTGTAATAAATAACGCACACCATTCATAGCCCCTTCTAATGACAAGGCTTTTACCACAATAATAATTAAAAAGATAAATAATAGTGGCATCATGATTTTTGATGCTTTTTCGAGTCCCTTTTCGACCCCTAACATCACAATGATACATGTTAAACCGATAAATATAAATTGACCGAATAACGTATAAACGGGATTACTAATAATCGTTTCAAAATGAATATCACGTAAAGATGACGGTAAGATGTGTAATAATTGAAGTAAAACAATACCAATATAAATTATAATCCATCCGCCGATAACACTGTAAAATCCAAATAATACAAAAACAGCTAAATTCCCGTTCCATCCAATGACATTGAGCCATTTTTTTCCAGTTAATTTGCCGTAAATTTCAGTCGTATACGTACGCCCAAGCTTTCCGACTGTAAATTCCATAACCAGTAATGGCAAACCAACAAGTATTGTAAAAATTAAAAACATCAATAAAAATGCCCCGCCCCCATACATGCCTGCCATGTATGGAAACTTCCACATTGCGCCAAGCCCAATCGCAGAGCCAGCGCTTGCGAGGATAAATCCCGTAGATGTTTTCCACTGTGACTGTTGAGACACAGAACGACCTCCCTTTCACTTTAAAGCGGTGAAGTTTTAAAAACGAATTGTTGAAAATATACCATAATATAACGCATTTATCAATCTCTTGTGTCACATTTTTTAGTCTAGTGATGATTGCTGTCACATTTTTTAGTCTAGTGATGATTGCTGTCACACTTTGTTAAAATATCATTTCATTTTAAATCCAAAAATGAACGGTCTAAGCGTGGAGGCACTTAGACCGTTAATGGAATAGGTTATTGTAGAAATTTTTCAATATAAAATGCAGACTCTTCGATTGAACGATATTCAGTATTAATGACTGTCGCATTCAATCGCTTAAAAACTTCCTCGGCATAAGCGAGTTCTTTTTTAATACGTTCGAGATCATTGTAATTGGCTTTTCCTTTCATACCCAATACTTTCACGCGTTCTGTGCGGATATTCATGATGTATTGAGGACTGGCAGTTAAGCCAAATACTTTTAAGTTACGATGTTTAAACACATCTTCCGGAATACCCACTTCTGGAACGAGTGGGATATTCGCAATTTTATATCCTTTATTGGCTAAGTACATGCTGAGTGGGGTTTTGGATGTACGGGACACCCCAACTATCAGCGCATCCGCTTCTCCGATGTCCGTAAAATGTTTGCCGTCATCGTACTTCACGGAATATTCGATTGCATCGATACGTTTGAAATAATCATCATCGAGCTTACGAATACGTCCTGTCTCTTTCGCAGGTTCTAATTGGGTTTTGTCTTCGATTAATGCCATGAGGGGTGACATATAATCGACATATGGAATACCATGCGCTTTCGCATACGCTTGACCCGCTGCGTTATATTCTTCGGTCACAAGCGTTGTGACCACGATGGCACCTTTAGTTTCTGCTAATTTTAGGACATTCAGTAACTCTTCTTCATTTTTAATAAATGAAAACTTCTTCACTTCGATTTGGGTTAAATCTGGAAACTGACTAATGACCGCATGAATCATGCGTTGTGCCGTTTCTCCAATGGAGTCCGACACAACAAAAATGGTAAGTTGTTTTTGCGTCACATTATCGCCCGCTTTCCACAACACTTTGAGCTGTCGCTAAAATTGCACCAGGGACACGGAATGGTGAACATGAAACATAATCAATTTGCATTCCGTTGAAGTGATGGATAGATTTAGGGTCACCACCCAGTTCACCACATACGCCAATTTTAATCGTTGGCTTCGCTTGTTTTGCTTGGTCTACCGCAGTTTGTATCATCGCACCGACACCATTCACATCGAGCGTTTGGAAAGGGTCAACCTCTAAGATGCCACCTTGGATATAGTCATTAATGAATTTACCCGCATCGTCACGTGAGAATCCATATGTTAATTGCGTTAAGTCATTCGTACCGAAACTAAAGAAATCACATTCTTTTGCGAGTGCACCGGCTACCATACATGCGCGTGGTGTTTCAATCATTGTACCGATGAGGTAATTTAATGATTGACCTGTTTGTGCTTCAATCCCTTTAATACTTTCAACAATTTGTGTTTTCAATGTCGTAAATTCTTCAACCGTTGATACGAGTGGAATCATAATTTCAGGCTGACACGCGATACCTTCAGCTTTTAAACGTGCCACACTTGTCATAATCGCTTCCGCTTGCATCACGTACAATTCTGGGTACGTAATCGCAAGACGACAACCACGGTGACCTAACATCGGATTCGTTTCGTGAAGTTCAGCGATACGCTTATTTAATTTGTCTTCCGAAATACCTAATTGTTGTGCGACATTCGTGACTTCTTCACCCGCTTTAGGTAAAAATTCATGTAATGGTGGGTCTAACAAACGAACGATTGATGGACGTTCACCTGATAAACGGAAAATGTGTTCAAAATCTTCAGTTTGGTATTCACGAATTTGATTTAGAGCTTGGATGCGTGTCTCTTCATCTGAAGATAAGATAAAACGACGCATTTCAACAAGACGCTCTGCACCAAAGAACATATGCTCCGTACGCACAAGGCCAATACCTTTCGCGTTAAATTGGTAACCCGCTTCAATATCAGGTTTCGTCTCAGCATTCATGCGGACATTCAGACGTGCAATATCTTCCGCCCATTGCATAAATTGTTCAAACTCTTCACTATGCTCTGCATTTGTTGTTTCAACTTTACCAGCGTAAATGTCACCATTTGCGCCATCAACAGATACCATATCTCCTTCATGCAGTGTACCACCTGGATACGTGATTACTTTTTCAACCGTGTTGATTTCTAGATTTGAACATCCAGTCACACAACATTTACCCATCCCACGAGCAACTACTGCCGCATGCGATGTCATCCCACCATGCGTCGTGACAATCGCTTCACTTGCGATCATGCCTTCAATATCTTCAGGGGATGTTTCAGGGCGCATTAAAATGACCTTCTCACCTTGTTC
The sequence above is a segment of the Staphylococcus hyicus genome. Coding sequences within it:
- the ppdK gene encoding pyruvate, phosphate dikinase translates to MTKYIYAFDEGQKDMKDLLGGKGANLSEMKRLGLPVPDGFTITTEACIEYLKQGETLPEAVITQLKEQLEAFSTRTGKAFSDDQNLLLVSVRSGAKISMPGMMDTILNLGLNDNNVEKLAQKTNDARFSYDCYRRLLQMFGEVVYNIPMHAFHTYFEGYKKEHGYETDADIPAEGLKTICEKYKEVYVEEVFKPFPQEPLTQLTEAVEAVFKSWDNDRARVYRDLNDIPHDIGTAVNVQEMVFGNSGDQSGTGVAFTRNPVSGEAKLFGEYLLNAQGEDVVAGIRTPKDIQTLKDQMPHVHQEFVEVSEQLEAHYKDMQDIEFTIENEKLYILQTRNGKRTAKAAMKIAVDLVEEGVISKEEAMTKVDVKSIDTLLHPTFEEKALANAEVVSQSGLPASPGAAVGHIVFTAEEAKARAEQGEKVILMRPETSPEDIEGMIASEAIVTTHGGMTSHAAVVARGMGKCCVTGCSNLEINTVEKVITYPGGTLHEGDMVSVDGANGDIYAGKVETTNAEHSEEFEQFMQWAEDIARLNVRMNAETKPDIEAGYQFNAKGIGLVRTEHMFFGAERLVEMRRFILSSDEETRIQALNQIREYQTEDFEHIFRLSGERPSIVRLLDPPLHEFLPKAGEEVTNVAQQLGISEDKLNKRIAELHETNPMLGHRGCRLAITYPELYVMQAEAIMTSVARLKAEGIACQPEIMIPLVSTVEEFTTLKTQIVESIKGIEAQTGQSLNYLIGTMIETPRACMVAGALAKECDFFSFGTNDLTQLTYGFSRDDAGKFINDYIQGGILEVDPFQTLDVNGVGAMIQTAVDQAKQAKPTIKIGVCGELGGDPKSIHHFNGMQIDYVSCSPFRVPGAILATAQSVVESGR
- a CDS encoding sodium-dependent transporter; translated protein: MSQQSQWKTSTGFILASAGSAIGLGAMWKFPYMAGMYGGGAFLLMFLIFTILVGLPLLVMEFTVGKLGRTYTTEIYGKLTGKKWLNVIGWNGNLAVFVLFGFYSVIGGWIIIYIGIVLLQLLHILPSSLRDIHFETIISNPVYTLFGQFIFIGLTCIIVMLGVEKGLEKASKIMMPLLFIFLIIIVVKALSLEGAMNGVRYLLQPRVEDITMESMLFALGQSFFALSLGTTGMITYASYAPKAMTIKTSALTIVVMNIVISILAGLAIFPALQAFGYKPEEGPGLLFKVLPLVFESMQFGAWFYFAFLILFLFAALTSSISLLELNVSNFTRNDNRKRRKVALIFSMAVFVISIPAMLSFGTLSQVTFGAGTIFDNMDFLVSNLLMPIGALATTLVVGYVIDFKALKEGFGPDRFKFIYPWYFLVKYILPFVILAVFIMQLL
- a CDS encoding carboxylesterase family protein, whose translation is MIRVETELGDILGESHPHYDVFKGIPYAIPPVGDLRFQAARPYSKRLDEFKATQFGAVPIQPPNHLESFFNVTPTHYPQSEDCLTLNIWRPHGTTNSDRLPVIIYVYGGSFVNGHSALDMYNPEHFVAQHRVIVVTFNYRLGALGFLNWSEINPAWDYNLGLSDQQCAFQWVHDHIAFFGGDPHCVTAMGQSAGAMSIQALLCHPKTHNFIHRAVLLSGALQWMTYDTSTLKAQEFETLKQTHFPSIPWTALSPNHILTLMAHQQVMYGKSKGLEFLYAPIKTSQFTNHFAHLRLPVLIVQTEAEGDIYIKSEKHTLDPQQFQKVAERNGLDVPHRSQIQTATQQRDWITTHYFHHPIATLSKALSTYTDTWCATFAWSRHDHPDYASSYHILDVPFWLSQLEILAAHGLRLRAHDYNVSQDMMKDLTTFAQTGCLPWNDHKIYQ
- a CDS encoding pyruvate, water dikinase regulatory protein, giving the protein MTQKQLTIFVVSDSIGETAQRMIHAVISQFPDLTQIEVKKFSFIKNEEELLNVLKLAETKGAIVVTTLVTEEYNAAGQAYAKAHGIPYVDYMSPLMALIEDKTQLEPAKETGRIRKLDDDYFKRIDAIEYSVKYDDGKHFTDIGEADALIVGVSRTSKTPLSMYLANKGYKIANIPLVPEVGIPEDVFKHRNLKVFGLTASPQYIMNIRTERVKVLGMKGKANYNDLERIKKELAYAEEVFKRLNATVINTEYRSIEESAFYIEKFLQ